TCGATGCCTCTTTCGCCGACAGAGGCGGCAATGGACTGATCGCGTCGGCCCTGCAGGAGGGATGGCCCGTCCTCCACCTGCTCAACCTGGCCGAAGTGGCCCGCCGCGAGGGGATCCCCTTCGACGGACGGCCCGTCCGCCGCGGTCCCGCCCCCTTCCGTCGTCTCCGGGCCCTGGCCGGAGGGGGCCTTTTCCTTCTCCTTCTGGTCCGCTACCGCCGCTGGGAGCTGAGCGACTGATGGGCCCCGTCGAAAAGAGAGGTCTTTCTCCCGGCCCCCTGGGGCTGGCCCTGCTTTTCCTCTGGATCCTCTCTCAGAACAGCGAGAGACCCGTCTTCGGCGTCTTCCGCTTCATCGATCTGGCCGTCGAAAGGAGCGACAGCGGCTACCTTCTGGCGGCCATGGCCCTTCTCGTCGCCGTCAACGCCGTCAAGGCCCTCTTCCTCTATGAGGGGTGGCTCCTGGTGGGCAGTTCCGTCGCCTCCCTTTTCGGCTGTCCCCGCCTCGAGCGCGTCGTCCCCCTCGTGGCCGTGCCCCTCTGCTATCAGATCGTGACCTGGCTCGACCTTCCCAGCATCCCCCATTTCGGCATGCCCGCCGTCCTGGGCCTTTCCGGCGTCGTCCTCATCCAGTATCTGACGCGCGACGTCTCCCGCTGGGGAAGGCAGGCCCTCGTCCTGGGAATCCTCCTCCTCTCCCTCCAGTGGCTCGACGTCATTCCCCTCTTCACGGCCTACGGCTTCGGCTGGGGCGAGCTCTCCATGGCCGTCAAGACGACGGCCTCCCTCATGGAGACGGAGTCGATCCTCAACATGGCCGGCCTCGTCTCCTTCCTGGGGCTCTTCGCGGCGGCCCTCGTCACGACGGAACTCTTCATCAGCTACGAGAAGCAGCTGGCCCAGCTCAGACGGCTGCGCCGTCAGGAGAGGGAGCTCTCGGAGTTGAGAGAGAGGCAGCTCGCCGGACGGGTCACGGGAGAAATCCAGCGCCTCGTCCACGACCTCAAGCGCCCTCTGACGACGGTG
The DNA window shown above is from Aminithiophilus ramosus and carries:
- a CDS encoding sensor histidine kinase, whose amino-acid sequence is MGPVEKRGLSPGPLGLALLFLWILSQNSERPVFGVFRFIDLAVERSDSGYLLAAMALLVAVNAVKALFLYEGWLLVGSSVASLFGCPRLERVVPLVAVPLCYQIVTWLDLPSIPHFGMPAVLGLSGVVLIQYLTRDVSRWGRQALVLGILLLSLQWLDVIPLFTAYGFGWGELSMAVKTTASLMETESILNMAGLVSFLGLFAAALVTTELFISYEKQLAQLRRLRRQERELSELRERQLAGRVTGEIQRLVHDLKRPLTTVTGLADVLAATLPREGSRRHAAMILDAAATMDQMISEILSPQARRPVPAGTLVDYAVSQLRPLPWGESIAVDVDERACGLIVFVNVVRLSRALVNLLDNGHRAAGEPAALLLSAFRRGGELVLAVDDDGPGMEHLPRPHRSGWGSTGLGLPFVEEVVREHGGRLEYGRSRRLRGASVTISLPLQKGEKIP